A region of the Flavobacteriales bacterium genome:
GCATTTCCAGGAGCTGTTCCTCCCCTAATTGGCTGGGCAGGCGCCACGGACGATTTAGGTTTAGAACCTGGCGTGTTATTTTTATTACTATTCATTTGGCAATTCCCCCACATATGGGCCATATCATGGGTTGTTGATGACGATTATAAAAAAGCCGGTATCAAGCTTATTCCATCCACATCAGGTAGAGGGATGGTTACATCGCGATACATTTTCTGGTCATGCGCACTTTTAATACCCGCTACATATTGGCCATTCCACATTAGCATGATTGATATTTATTCTCTTATCGCTATAATGGTTAGTAATCTCGCATTTCTCTTCTTGTCTTACAAACTTCTAATTGACAACAATACAATAAATGCAAAGAAAGTAATGTTCGCCTCTTTCTTTTACCTACCTATAGTGCTGATTATCTTTACGATATCAAGTCTGTTTTAACGTTATCGGATTCTGATTATAATATATAATCGTAACCACCCTGTCTACTTTTAGTATATTGTGAGTACTTAAGAATAAAGCATGAAACTACTTTCATACTCTTTCATTATTATATTATTCTCTGCATCAAGCGTATTTGCGGGAAGGAATACAACTTCCTATGAATTCGATTTCAGAATAAACCCTTCCTTCTCTTCGATTATTACTGGCCAGAAACTACATAGACCACACCTCAACCTTAACTATGGTGTAAGAGGAAGTTACCTTAAAGGTAAATCCATTTATACAGTTGGATTCTCGCATTTAACACAAGGTGGAAACACAAGAAAAGACAGTACTTTGACTAAGTATGAAATGCTTGATAAAGTTAAAACAATCGCATTTCCAATAGAATATAGCTATGCCTTAATAGACAAAGTCAATAAAAAAACATATGCGATGGCTGGGTTA
Encoded here:
- the cyoE gene encoding protoheme IX farnesyltransferase; amino-acid sequence: MLKDLGLFIKFKLSTLVLFSAAAGYAIGLGKHPEFHLAFDGARFAFLLIGGFLITGASNGFNQIWERDIDSLMERTKNRPLPSKRMTVKNAYIYAIIMGITGIYILSFHVNYFCGALGFASLLSYVFIYTPLKKISPWASLIGAFPGAVPPLIGWAGATDDLGLEPGVLFLLLFIWQFPHIWAISWVVDDDYKKAGIKLIPSTSGRGMVTSRYIFWSCALLIPATYWPFHISMIDIYSLIAIMVSNLAFLFLSYKLLIDNNTINAKKVMFASFFYLPIVLIIFTISSLF